In the genome of Notamacropus eugenii isolate mMacEug1 chromosome 5, mMacEug1.pri_v2, whole genome shotgun sequence, one region contains:
- the HNRNPA3 gene encoding heterogeneous nuclear ribonucleoprotein A3 isoform X1: protein MEVKQPPGRPQPDSGRRRRRRGEEGHDPKEPEQLRKLFIGGLSFETTDDSLREHFEKWGTLTDCVVMRDPQTKRSRGFGFVTYSCVEEVDAAMCARPHKVDGRVVEPKRAVSREDSVKPGAHLTVKKIFVGGIKEDTEEYNLRDYFEKYGKIETIEVMEDRQSGKKRGFAFVTFDDHDTVDKIVVQKYHTINGHNCEVKKALSKQEMQSAGSQRGRGGGSGNFMGRGGNFGGGGGNFGRGGNFGGRGGYGGGGGGSRGSYGGGDGGYNGFGGDGGNYGGGPGYSSRGGYGGGGGPGYGNQGGGYGGGGGGYDGYNEGGNFGGGNYGGSGNYNDFGNYSGQQQSNYGPMKGGSFGGRSSGSPYGGGYGSGGGSGGYGSRRF, encoded by the exons ATGGAGGTAAAACAGCCGCCCGGCCGCCCCCAGCCCGACTCCGGCCGCCGTCGCCGTCGCCGGGGGGAGGAG gGTCATGATCCAAAGGAACCAGAgcagttgagaaaactgtttATTGGTGGCTTGAGCTTTGAAACTACGGATGATAGTTTAAGAGAACACTTTGAAAAATGGGGCACTCTCACAGATTGTGTG GTGATGAGAGATCCCCAAACAAAACGTTCCAGAGGCTTTGGCTTTGTGACTTACTCTTGTGTAGAAGAGGTAGATGCAGCAATGTGTGCTCGGCCACATAAGGTTGATGGGCGTGTAGTGGAACCAAAGAGAGCTGTTTCTAGAGAG gacTCTGTAAAACCTGGTGCACATCTAACCGTGAAGAAAATTTTTGTTGGTGGTATTAAAGAAGATACAGAAGAATATAATTTAAGAGACTACTTTGAAAAGTATGGCAAAATCGAAACTATAGAAGTTATGGAAGATCGACAgagtggaaagaagagaggatTTGCTTTTGTAACTTTTGATGATCATGATACAGTTGACAAAATTGTTG TTCAGAAATATCATACTATTAATGGGCATAACTGTGAAGTGAAAAAGGCCCTTTCGAAGCAAGAGATGCAGTCTGCTGGCTCGCAAAGAG GTCGTGGAGGTGGCTCAGGCAATTTTATGGGTCGAGGAGGAAACTTTGGAGGTGGTGGAGGAAACTTTGGCCGTGGAGGAAACTTTGGTggaagag GTggttatggtggtggtggtggtggcagcagaggcAGTTATGGAGGTGGAGATGGTGGATATAATGGATTTGGTGGTGATG gTGGCAACTATGGAGGTGGTCCTGGCTACAGTAGTAGAGGGggttatggtggtggtggtggaccTGGATATGGAAACCAAGGTGGTGGatatggtggtggtggaggaggatATGATGGTTACAATGAAGGAGGAAATTTTGGTGGTG GTAACTATGGTGGCAGTGGGAACTATAATGATTTTGGAAATTATAGTGGGCAGCAGCAGTCAAATTATGGACCCATGAAAGGAGGCAGTTTTGGTGGAAGGAGCTCAGGCAGTCCTTATGGtg GTGGTTATGGATCTGGTGGTGGAAGTGGTGGATATGGTAGCAGAAGGTTCTAA
- the HNRNPA3 gene encoding heterogeneous nuclear ribonucleoprotein A3 isoform X2, protein MEGHDPKEPEQLRKLFIGGLSFETTDDSLREHFEKWGTLTDCVVMRDPQTKRSRGFGFVTYSCVEEVDAAMCARPHKVDGRVVEPKRAVSREDSVKPGAHLTVKKIFVGGIKEDTEEYNLRDYFEKYGKIETIEVMEDRQSGKKRGFAFVTFDDHDTVDKIVVQKYHTINGHNCEVKKALSKQEMQSAGSQRGRGGGSGNFMGRGGNFGGGGGNFGRGGNFGGRGGYGGGGGGSRGSYGGGDGGYNGFGGDGGNYGGGPGYSSRGGYGGGGGPGYGNQGGGYGGGGGGYDGYNEGGNFGGGNYGGSGNYNDFGNYSGQQQSNYGPMKGGSFGGRSSGSPYGGGYGSGGGSGGYGSRRF, encoded by the exons ATGGAG gGTCATGATCCAAAGGAACCAGAgcagttgagaaaactgtttATTGGTGGCTTGAGCTTTGAAACTACGGATGATAGTTTAAGAGAACACTTTGAAAAATGGGGCACTCTCACAGATTGTGTG GTGATGAGAGATCCCCAAACAAAACGTTCCAGAGGCTTTGGCTTTGTGACTTACTCTTGTGTAGAAGAGGTAGATGCAGCAATGTGTGCTCGGCCACATAAGGTTGATGGGCGTGTAGTGGAACCAAAGAGAGCTGTTTCTAGAGAG gacTCTGTAAAACCTGGTGCACATCTAACCGTGAAGAAAATTTTTGTTGGTGGTATTAAAGAAGATACAGAAGAATATAATTTAAGAGACTACTTTGAAAAGTATGGCAAAATCGAAACTATAGAAGTTATGGAAGATCGACAgagtggaaagaagagaggatTTGCTTTTGTAACTTTTGATGATCATGATACAGTTGACAAAATTGTTG TTCAGAAATATCATACTATTAATGGGCATAACTGTGAAGTGAAAAAGGCCCTTTCGAAGCAAGAGATGCAGTCTGCTGGCTCGCAAAGAG GTCGTGGAGGTGGCTCAGGCAATTTTATGGGTCGAGGAGGAAACTTTGGAGGTGGTGGAGGAAACTTTGGCCGTGGAGGAAACTTTGGTggaagag GTggttatggtggtggtggtggtggcagcagaggcAGTTATGGAGGTGGAGATGGTGGATATAATGGATTTGGTGGTGATG gTGGCAACTATGGAGGTGGTCCTGGCTACAGTAGTAGAGGGggttatggtggtggtggtggaccTGGATATGGAAACCAAGGTGGTGGatatggtggtggtggaggaggatATGATGGTTACAATGAAGGAGGAAATTTTGGTGGTG GTAACTATGGTGGCAGTGGGAACTATAATGATTTTGGAAATTATAGTGGGCAGCAGCAGTCAAATTATGGACCCATGAAAGGAGGCAGTTTTGGTGGAAGGAGCTCAGGCAGTCCTTATGGtg GTGGTTATGGATCTGGTGGTGGAAGTGGTGGATATGGTAGCAGAAGGTTCTAA